A region of Rhinoraja longicauda isolate Sanriku21f chromosome 31, sRhiLon1.1, whole genome shotgun sequence DNA encodes the following proteins:
- the LOC144608443 gene encoding POU domain, class 5, transcription factor 3-like has translation MSGPVCPGRGGVSGVSQCPDRGGVSGVSQCPGRGGVSGVSQCPGREGVSGVSQCPDRGARLPGVSQCPEGAGLLALSGGGVQEGGYKPGYSSSLGGQYVFPLGPHKGEYVGGEALSPPAHWPQPPSAAHWPHPHPGPSPPYMVKAEKDMFSSPPPHHHPSYPHRWSGPGFWPPVPLPLPLPGSSSPASGSGQAYPGYNTFPSPPHMFPSPSQLSDSTPATQSVAGSTGTTSEEAQSSDSEEEYPTKEKMEQFAKELKHKRITLGFTQADVGLALGNLYGKMFSQTTICRFEALQLSFKNMCKLKPILQRWLNDAESDSGIHEICNVEQVLEQSRKRKRRTSIENGVKHNLETYFMKCPKPTSEEISQIAEDLQLDKEVIRVWFCNRRQKGKRMTLPCMEENELQINEESPVRLSPGSLMADPCVPQGYGTTVMPPHMYMSPYPQNLHPAVSMGNHSS, from the exons ATGTCGGGGCCGGTGTGTCCGGGCCGTGGGGGGGTGTCGGGGGTGAGCCAGTGTCCGGACCGTGGGGGGGTGTCGGGGGTCAGCCAGTGTCCGGGCCGTGGGGGGGTGTCGGGGGTCAGCCAGTGTCCGGGCCGTGAGGGGGTGTCGGGGGTGAGCCAGTGTCCGGACCGTGGGGCCAGACTGCCCGGGGTCAGCCAGTGTCCGGAGGGAGCGGGGCTACTGGCTTTGTCCGGCGGCGGGGTGCAGGAGGGGGGCTACAAGCCGGGGTACAGCAGCAGTCTGGGGGGGCAGTACGTGTTCCCCCTCGGGCCGCACAAGGGCGAGTATGTCGGGGGGGAGGCACTGTCGCCCCCCGCCCACTGGCCGCAGCCCCCCTCGGCCGCCCACTGGCCGCACCCCCACCCCGGCCCGTCGCCCCCCTACATGGTCAAGGCAGAGAAGGACATGTTcagctcaccccccccacaccaccacccctcctacccccaccgcTGGAGCGGCCCCGGCTTCTGGCCGCCCGTCCCCCTGCCCCTACCCCTGCCCGGCTCCAGCTCCCCGGCCAGCGGCTCCGGACAAGCCTACCCCGGCTACAACACCTTCCCCTCGCCGCCACACATGTTCCCCAGCCCCTCGCAGCTCAGCGACTCCACCCCGGCAACGCAGTCCGTCGCCGGCTCCACCGGCACCACCAGCGAAGAGGCGCAGTCCAGCGACAGCGAGGAG GAATATCCAACCAAGGAGAAAATGGAACAATTTGCCAAAGAACTGAAACACAAGAGGATTACACTTGGCTTCACTCAGGCTGACGTGGGATTGGCTTTGGGGAACCTCTACG GCAAGATGTTCAGCCAGACCACCATCTGCCGCTTCGAAGCCTTACAACTGAGCTTCAAAAACATGTGCAAGCTGAAGCCCATCCTTCAGCGCTGGCTCAATGATGCCGAGAGTGATAGTGGCATCCATGAG atCTGCAACGTGGAGCAGGTTCTCGAACAGTCCAGGAAGCGCAAGAGGAGAACCAGTATTGAGAACGGAGTGAAGCATAACCTGGAGACCTACTTCATGAAGTGCCCGAAACCAACCAGTGAAGAAATCTCCCAGATCGCAGAGGACCTGCAATTAGACAAAGAG GTGATCAGAGTTTGGTTTTGCAACCGAAGGCAGAAGGGGAAGAGGATGACCCTCCCATGCATGGAGGAGAATGAGCTGCAGATCAACGAGGAGAGCCCAGTCCGCCTGTCTCCCGGCTCGCTGATGGCAGACCCCTGTGTACCCCAGGGGTACGGTACAACCGTGATGCCACCGCACATGTACATGTCCCCCTACCCTCAGAACCTGCACCCTGCCGTGTCCATGGGGAACCACAGCAGTTAG